The Actinomadura sp. WMMB 499 genome includes a window with the following:
- a CDS encoding endonuclease/exonuclease/phosphatase family protein — translation MRRSLRVLTLTAAASLIAAVPVLTTGPAHAGETTASGTFSALTYNVAGLPEFLSSAPTPRREAHRAIGERIAPFDIVNVQEDFNYHAYLYETNDHPYRTPTSGGVPFGSGLNSLHHLPYDGLDRVTWDDCFIGSGDCLTPKGFSFHRVRLAEGVHLDVYNLHADAGSLPGDEAARRANHAQLTSYIGARSAGNAVLVMGDTNTRYTREGDRIAEFAADNGLTDAWVRLARGGRAPAPGDPALTCAEVDPGTGCEVVDKILYRGGGGLRLDATGYANLDAGFRDAEGRKLSDHFPIAADFRWSVVS, via the coding sequence ATGCGACGGAGCCTGCGCGTTCTCACCCTGACGGCGGCGGCGTCGCTGATCGCCGCCGTCCCGGTGCTCACGACCGGTCCCGCCCACGCCGGGGAGACGACGGCGTCCGGCACGTTCAGCGCCCTCACCTACAACGTCGCCGGCCTCCCCGAGTTCCTCTCCAGCGCCCCGACGCCCCGCCGGGAGGCGCACCGGGCCATCGGGGAGAGGATCGCCCCCTTCGACATCGTCAACGTGCAGGAGGACTTCAATTACCACGCCTACCTCTACGAGACGAACGACCACCCGTACCGGACGCCGACCAGCGGCGGCGTGCCCTTCGGCAGCGGACTGAACAGCCTGCACCACCTGCCCTACGACGGGCTCGACCGCGTCACGTGGGACGACTGCTTCATCGGTTCGGGCGACTGCCTCACGCCCAAGGGCTTCTCGTTCCACCGCGTCCGGCTGGCCGAGGGCGTCCACCTGGACGTCTACAACCTGCACGCCGACGCGGGATCCCTGCCGGGCGACGAGGCGGCGCGCCGGGCGAACCACGCGCAGCTGACGTCCTACATCGGTGCCCGCTCGGCGGGGAACGCCGTGCTGGTCATGGGCGACACGAACACCCGCTACACGCGCGAGGGCGACCGCATCGCCGAGTTCGCCGCCGACAACGGCCTCACCGACGCGTGGGTGCGGCTCGCCCGCGGCGGCCGGGCGCCCGCGCCGGGAGACCCCGCGCTCACCTGCGCCGAGGTCGATCCCGGCACCGGATGCGAGGTCGTCGACAAGATCCTCTACCGCGGTGGCGGGGGCCTGCGGCTCGACGCCACGGGCTACGCCAACCTCGACGCCGGCTTCCGGGACGCCGAGGGACGCAAGCTGTCCGACCACTTCCCCATCGCCGCCGACTTCCGCTGGAGCGTCGTCTCCTGA
- a CDS encoding NERD domain-containing protein gives MIGSSIYLRDRAAFTGGSPQAVYEDLWQRDRKKRLRTRAILAGGTLLAAGLLVSGVFGIALALLVAGADTFVHWRIYRASRVWRLGLRGEERMGRLLRLTRERRGHRVLHARTVPGHGTADQLVIGSDGLWLVHNEAWHPDAELSHHGGRLFVDGRTKTKLVREITARAEAAADLISAGAGTPVKVRPLLAVHGGEMPRRARLFTADGIVFGTPARLLRYMSRNPSADYTADEIDAIMRAAVLALPIGGRQMTAAA, from the coding sequence ATGATCGGCAGCTCCATCTATCTGCGGGACCGCGCCGCCTTCACCGGCGGCTCCCCGCAGGCCGTCTACGAGGACCTTTGGCAGCGCGACCGGAAAAAGCGGTTGCGGACGCGCGCAATTCTGGCCGGCGGGACGCTGCTCGCGGCGGGCCTGCTGGTCAGCGGGGTTTTCGGAATCGCCCTGGCGCTGCTGGTCGCCGGCGCGGACACGTTCGTCCATTGGCGCATTTACCGCGCCTCGCGGGTGTGGCGGCTCGGGCTGCGCGGCGAGGAGCGGATGGGGCGGCTGCTGCGGCTCACCCGGGAACGGCGCGGCCACCGGGTGCTGCACGCCCGCACGGTCCCCGGGCACGGCACCGCCGACCAGCTGGTCATCGGCTCCGACGGCCTGTGGCTGGTGCACAACGAGGCGTGGCATCCCGACGCCGAGCTGTCCCACCACGGCGGGCGGCTGTTCGTCGACGGCCGCACCAAGACCAAGCTGGTCCGCGAGATCACCGCGCGCGCCGAAGCCGCCGCGGACCTGATCTCCGCGGGCGCCGGAACCCCCGTGAAGGTGCGCCCCCTGCTGGCCGTGCACGGCGGCGAGATGCCCCGCCGGGCGCGGCTGTTCACCGCCGACGGCATCGTGTTCGGCACCCCGGCGCGGCTGCTGCGGTACATGAGCCGCAACCCGTCCGCCGACTACACCGCCGACGAGATCGACGCGATCATGCGCGCGGCCGTGCTCGCCCTCCCGATCGGGGGCCGGCAGATGACGGCCGCGGCCTGA
- a CDS encoding histidine phosphatase family protein — protein sequence MTGVRALRWLTLTRHGESTGNLAWREAEHTGAEDAGIPERDADVPLSDLGRAQAEALGRHLAGLPADERPTVIVSSPYLRALDTARIALAQTSWAAPGGPPLRVDERLRDREQGVLQGLTARGVRRRFPAEFDRARRLGKFYHRPPGGESWADLALRLRSFYRDLQADAPGGRALVVTHDAIVVVTRYLVEELSEQEIMEIEKEPIGNCSLTRWHGDGGPLRAVAYNDSTHLTALGMPAATDPADLGPADL from the coding sequence ATGACGGGCGTGAGAGCGCTGCGATGGCTGACCCTGACCCGGCACGGCGAGAGCACCGGCAACCTGGCCTGGCGGGAGGCGGAGCACACGGGCGCCGAGGACGCCGGCATCCCCGAGCGGGACGCGGACGTCCCGCTGTCGGACCTGGGCCGCGCCCAGGCCGAGGCCCTCGGCCGCCACCTCGCCGGCCTCCCCGCGGACGAGCGCCCCACCGTGATCGTCTCGTCCCCCTACCTGCGGGCGCTCGACACCGCCCGGATCGCGCTCGCGCAGACGTCCTGGGCCGCCCCGGGCGGGCCGCCCCTGCGCGTGGACGAACGGCTCCGCGACCGCGAGCAGGGCGTCCTGCAGGGCCTCACCGCGCGCGGGGTGCGGCGCCGGTTCCCCGCCGAGTTCGACCGGGCGCGGCGGCTCGGCAAGTTCTACCACCGCCCGCCCGGCGGGGAGTCATGGGCCGACCTGGCGCTGCGGCTGCGCTCCTTCTACCGCGACCTGCAGGCCGACGCCCCCGGCGGCCGCGCCCTGGTCGTGACGCACGACGCGATCGTCGTCGTGACCCGCTACCTGGTGGAGGAGCTGTCGGAGCAGGAGATCATGGAGATCGAGAAGGAGCCGATCGGCAACTGCTCGCTGACCCGCTGGCACGGTGACGGCGGCCCCCTGCGCGCCGTCGCCTACAACGACAGCACCCACCTCACCGCCCTCGGCATGCCCGCGGCCACCGACCCGGCCGACCTCGGCCCGGCCGACCTGTGA
- a CDS encoding GAF domain-containing protein has translation MVTKERAAGPRPPIAESWRRAREAGVDAGVPSAPLVFDRDVLADARAAHPLAPHLPLLKELLRGVADETEHLLVITDEAGRALWTQGPRRTRRAAERIGLLEGFCWAEDSVGTNGIGTALAAGRPEHVYAAEHVAHVLHGWSCAGAPVTDPDSGRVIGCVDVSATVDRLHPAMAALVAAAARLAESRLELEMRCRDERLRERYLRHLHGLPGAATLVTATGRILAGGPDGWRGRRLAVPEPGATIALPDGRPMFAEPLGEVYLLRPRAARAAARPAVPAGAASRPAGDGPLLALTLLGADPPVARVDGRPVPLTLRHAEILALLALHPQGLSGDRLSWLLYGDEGTPGTVRAEIHRLRDRLGGLVRARPYRLDCAIDADFRTVRRLLDEGDVPAAARLYAGELLPRSDAPAVRAERDELAVLMRRQALDRGGAEALWAYAQTEPGRGDLEALERLGAVLPPGDPRRAAVTTRSDRLLSDGDAVV, from the coding sequence ATGGTCACGAAGGAACGCGCGGCCGGCCCGCGGCCGCCGATCGCCGAGTCGTGGCGGCGTGCCAGGGAGGCCGGTGTGGACGCCGGGGTGCCGTCGGCGCCGCTGGTGTTCGACCGCGACGTCCTCGCCGACGCCCGCGCCGCCCATCCGCTCGCGCCGCACCTGCCGCTGCTCAAGGAGCTGCTGCGCGGCGTCGCCGACGAGACCGAGCACCTGCTGGTGATCACCGACGAGGCGGGCCGGGCGCTGTGGACGCAGGGGCCGCGCCGGACGCGGCGCGCCGCCGAGCGGATCGGGCTGCTGGAGGGGTTCTGCTGGGCCGAGGACTCGGTCGGCACCAACGGCATCGGCACCGCGCTCGCCGCGGGGCGGCCCGAGCACGTCTACGCCGCCGAGCACGTCGCGCACGTCCTGCACGGATGGTCGTGCGCGGGCGCGCCGGTCACCGACCCCGACAGCGGACGGGTGATCGGCTGCGTCGACGTCAGCGCGACCGTCGACCGGCTGCATCCGGCGATGGCCGCGCTGGTCGCCGCGGCGGCGCGGCTCGCCGAGTCCCGGCTGGAGCTGGAGATGCGGTGCCGGGACGAGCGGCTCCGCGAGCGCTACCTGCGGCACCTGCACGGGCTGCCCGGCGCCGCGACGCTGGTCACCGCGACCGGCCGGATCCTGGCGGGCGGGCCGGACGGGTGGCGCGGGCGGCGGCTCGCGGTCCCCGAACCGGGCGCGACGATCGCGCTGCCGGACGGCCGCCCGATGTTCGCCGAACCGCTCGGGGAGGTGTACCTGCTGCGCCCGCGGGCCGCCCGCGCGGCCGCCCGTCCCGCGGTCCCGGCCGGTGCGGCGTCCCGTCCGGCGGGGGACGGGCCGCTGCTGGCGCTGACGCTGCTGGGCGCCGACCCGCCGGTGGCCCGGGTGGACGGGCGCCCGGTGCCGCTGACGCTGCGGCACGCGGAGATCCTCGCGCTGCTGGCGCTGCACCCGCAGGGCCTGAGCGGCGACCGGCTGTCCTGGCTGCTGTACGGGGACGAGGGCACCCCGGGCACCGTCCGCGCGGAGATCCACCGGCTCCGCGACCGGCTCGGCGGGCTGGTGCGCGCCCGCCCCTACCGGCTCGACTGCGCGATCGACGCCGACTTCCGGACCGTCCGCCGGCTGCTGGACGAGGGGGACGTCCCGGCCGCCGCGCGGCTGTACGCGGGGGAGTTGCTGCCCCGCTCGGACGCGCCCGCCGTCCGCGCCGAGCGCGACGAGCTGGCGGTGCTGATGCGGCGGCAGGCCCTCGACCGGGGCGGCGCGGAGGCGCTGTGGGCGTACGCGCAGACCGAGCCCGGACGGGGGGACCTGGAGGCGCTCGAGCGGCTCGGGGCGGTGCTTCCGCCCGGCGACCCCCGCCGCGCCGCCGTCACGACCCGCAGCGACCGCCTCCTCAGCGACGGCGACGCCGTCGTCTGA
- a CDS encoding low specificity L-threonine aldolase — MTAPEPTSSPAARRGFASDNQATVHPEILAALAAVNEGHQPAYGNDPVTARLGEIVRDRFGARAEVYPVFNGTGANVVALQAMSERWSAVICPDSAHIHTDECGAPEKIAGIKLVTAPAPDGKLTPAAVERLAVGFGSVQRAQPAVVSISQSTEFGTVYTPDEIAAIAAAAHERGLGVHMDGARLANAAAALDVPLRALTTDAGVDVLSFGGTKNGLLLGEAVIVLNPDAARGVEFLRKSSLQLASKMRYVSAQLAALLEGDLWHRNAARANAMARRLAAGAGALPGVEITQAVQANTVFAILPKDVCERLRERFAFYVWDDRTGEVRWVCSFDTTEEDVDAFVGALAAELPG, encoded by the coding sequence TTGACCGCTCCGGAACCGACCTCCTCCCCCGCCGCCCGCCGCGGATTCGCCAGCGACAACCAGGCGACCGTCCACCCCGAGATCCTCGCGGCGCTCGCCGCGGTGAACGAGGGGCACCAGCCCGCCTACGGCAACGATCCGGTCACCGCGCGGCTCGGCGAGATCGTCCGCGACCGGTTCGGGGCGCGGGCCGAGGTGTACCCGGTGTTCAACGGGACGGGCGCCAACGTCGTGGCGCTGCAGGCGATGTCGGAGCGGTGGAGCGCGGTGATCTGCCCGGACTCGGCGCACATCCACACCGACGAGTGCGGCGCCCCCGAGAAGATCGCGGGGATCAAGCTCGTCACCGCGCCCGCCCCGGACGGCAAGCTGACGCCCGCGGCGGTGGAACGGCTCGCCGTCGGCTTCGGCAGCGTGCAGCGCGCGCAGCCCGCCGTCGTGTCGATCAGCCAGAGCACCGAGTTCGGGACCGTCTACACGCCGGACGAGATCGCGGCGATCGCGGCGGCGGCGCACGAGCGCGGCCTGGGCGTCCACATGGACGGCGCCCGCCTGGCCAACGCCGCCGCCGCGCTGGACGTCCCGCTGCGGGCCCTCACCACCGACGCGGGCGTGGACGTCCTGTCGTTCGGCGGCACGAAGAACGGGCTGCTGCTCGGCGAGGCGGTCATCGTGCTGAACCCGGACGCGGCGCGGGGCGTGGAGTTCCTGCGCAAGTCGAGCCTGCAGCTCGCGTCGAAGATGCGGTACGTGTCGGCGCAGCTCGCGGCGCTGCTCGAGGGCGACCTGTGGCACCGCAACGCCGCGCGGGCCAACGCGATGGCGCGGCGGCTGGCCGCCGGGGCGGGGGCGCTGCCCGGCGTCGAGATCACCCAGGCGGTGCAGGCCAACACGGTGTTCGCGATCCTGCCGAAGGACGTGTGCGAGCGGCTCCGCGAGCGGTTCGCGTTCTACGTGTGGGACGACCGGACGGGCGAGGTCCGCTGGGTGTGCTCGTTCGACACCACCGAGGAGGACGTCGACGCGTTCGTCGGGGCGCTCGCCGCGGAACTGCCGGGCTGA